The following is a genomic window from Amycolatopsis acidiphila.
TTGGTTGGCAATCCGTTGACCCCTCGTGCTGAACACTGAACGGGCGGACCCGCGAAAGAGCAGTATCTACGCTGCTGTAGAAATACTACATGACTGTAGAAGATCGGGCTGTGATCGTGTCAGCGCGGATCGGCGCGGGGCACGACGGCGCGGCCGCGGAGCTGGCGCGCCGGCTGCGGGAGCGCGGTTTCGACATCGCCTGCCACGACTTCCTCGACCTACTGCCCGGCCGCCTCGGCCAGCGGCTCTGCGATGCCTACCACCGCGAGCTCGAGCTCGTCCCGCGCAGCTGGGACCTGCTGCTCGCGGCAGCCGGGTCCGCTCCGCTGGCCCGGCTCGCGGGACGGCTGGCCGGCCTCGCCGCGCCGCGCCTGCGTGCCGTGCTCGCCGCGCCGCCCGCCTTGGTCGTCTCGACCTACCCGTTGGCCAGCCAGGTGCTCGGTGCGCTCCGGCGCAGGGGCGAGCTGGCGGCGCCGGTCGGGGTGTACCTGACCGATCCGTCGGTGCACCGGCTGGCCGTCAGCGCGCACGCGCACCTGCACATCGCGCCCAACCGGCACGCGGCCGCCGCGGCCCTGCGGCTCGGCGCGCCGGTGGCCGTGGCGGCGAAACCTGTTGTGGCGCCCGGGTTCCGGCCGCCCGTGCCGGGCGAGCGGAACCGCGCGCGAGACCGGTTCGGCCTCGCCAGGGGCGAGCGGCTCGCTCTGGTCGTGTCCGGTTCCTGGGGAGTGGGCGAGGTCGAGGACATCACCGAGGACGTCGCGGCGACCGGCGCGGCGCATCCGGTCGTGGTGTGCGGGCGCAACGACGCCTTGCGCGAGCGGCTGCGCCGCGCCGGCGTGTCCCGGGTGTTCGGCTGGGTCGAGGACATGCCGGCGCTGATGCGGGCGTGTGACGTGGTGGTGCAGAACGCCGGCGGGCTGACCACGCTCGAGGCACTCGCGAGCGGGCTGCCGGTGCTGACCTACCGCAGCCTGCCCGGGCACGGTCGGACGAACGCCCGCGTGCTCGACGAGATCGGGCTGGTGCCGACCGTGTCGCGCGCCGACCTCGGACACGCCCTGCACACGGCGCGCACGGCGGGCCTGCCCAGGGGCGCCGACCCGGCCGACCTGCTCGCTGTCCTGGCACGCCCGGCCGCTGTCCCGGCGCGGGCCGCATGAAGACGGCCTCGCTGGTGCTCGCCGCCGGGGTGGCCCACGCCGGCCCGGCGGCCGCGTTCCTGCCACCGCTGCGCAACCGCTTCCTGCCCAGGCTCGCCGGCGTGGGCGATCCTGGTCATGTCGCGCTCACCTTCGACGACGGGCCGAACCCGTTGTCGACGCCGCATTTCCTGCGGCTGCTGGAGGCGCGGCGAACACGCGCGACGTTCTTCGTCCTCGGCAGCCAGGTCGCGCGCGCACCAGGAGTGGCGCGGGACATCGTCGACGCCGGGCACGAACTCGCGGTGCACGGCTGGGAACACCGCTGTCTCCTGCGCTACGGCCCCCGCCGGGTCCACGACGATCTCGCCCGGGCCTGCGAAGTGATCGAGCAGGCGTCAGGACGGCGTCCACACTGGTTTCGAGCGCCCTACGGCGTGTTCAGTGGCGGCGCGCTGCTGGCCGCCCGCCGGCTGCGGCTGAAGCCGGTTCTCTGGACCTGCTGGGGCTTCGACTGGACCGAGCGCGCCACCGGGTCCTCAGTGCTGCGCACGGTATTGAAGGACCTCGACGGCGGGGGCACCGTGCTGCTGCACGACTCCGACCACGCGGCGAGCGTCGGGGCGTGGCGCGCCACCCTCGCCGCCCTCGGCCCGTTGCTCGACGAGTGCGCGCATCGCGGCCTGCGCGTCGGCCCGCTCGCCGATCACGCCATCGACCGGTGAGGGTGGTGATGCCCGAGGCTCGCCACCTCGATCCCCTTGTGCAGATCAGCCGCGGCCTCCACGCTCGCCTGCGCCGACCACATCGTGATCGCGATGGTGAACGCCGTACCGGCCACGGCCGCGAGTCGCCACCCGGACCGCTGCGGTCGGCTGTCCAGCAGCGCCGCCACCCGGCGAGGCACCGAGCCTCCGGTGGCCGCGGGCGCCAGCGGCGAGACCGTCGTCCTGGCCGCCAGCGCGGCCTTCCCCACGGCGACCGCCACCACCCGCCGATCGCCCACCCGGGCGCAGCTGACCTCGTCGGCCCACCGTTCCACCAGGAACACCACCGCCGAGCGCAGCGGCCGCAGCAGCGGGTTCAGCGAGGTCGCCAGCGACACGAGCGTGAGGAACACGTGGTGGCGGTGACGCAGGTGCGCCCGTTCATGAGCGAGCAGCGCGCACCGCTCGGCCGGGGTCAGCGCGGCGAGCATGGACCGCGACACCACGATCCGGCCGCCGCGCAACGGCACCGCGAACGCCAGCGGCTCGGCGTCCGGAAGCACCACCAGCCCCGCGCTCTCCGGGACACCCTTGATCGTCCGGGCGACTTCGCGGAGCCAGCGCTGCTTCCGGAGAACATCGACCACGGTCGACACCAGGACGATCCCGAGCACCAGCCCGGACACCACCTCCCACGGCACACTCGCGAGCCCCATGCCCCGCAAGGTCTGCGGCGACCAGTCGCCGAACCGCGCGACCGGAGGCATCAGCGACAGCCCGGCGAAGGCGAGCACGGCCAGCGCCGCCGTGCTCCCGGCGGCCAGTGCCACCGCGGCGCAGGTCAGCAGCCACACCGCGAGCCGGGGCGGGGCACCGCTCGCCACGCGGGCCAACGGCCAGGCGGCCACCGGCAGGAGCAACGGGACGAACACGCCGTCCATGGCGTCACTCCTGGCCGGTGTCGCGCAGCAGTGCCCGCAGCATCTGCTCGTCCGAGTTCGACAGGTTCGACACGAACCGCGCGAGCACCCGCGCGCGGTCGGGCTGGGTGTCCAGCAGCTTGCGCATCCGACGCGCCGCCAGACCCGCCTCGTCCTCCACCGGGGCGTAGGCGAAGGAGCGGCCCCGTTTCTCGCGGGTCAGAGCACCCTTGTCGTGCAGCCGGCTGAGGATCGTGACCACGGTGGTGTATGCCAGTTCCGTGTCGACGCTCTCCTGTACCTCGGTCGCCGTCATCGGCCTGCCTTCGCTCCACAACGCCGCGAGCACCTCGGTCTCCAACTCGCCAGGCCCGCGCCGGCCGCCCCGGAATCGCCGCGTCATGTGCTGAATCTACAACACTGTAGATGGGCAGGGATGGCGGTGGCCTCCCTGAGGACGTTGCCGGACGGCCGGCTGCCCGGGCCCACCTCGGTGACCCTGAGAGATGTCGAGGGCCGAGGGCACGGCCCGGCCGTAGCCGATGCCGACGACGGTCGCAGCGGCTCCTCGCCGGCGCAGCCGCTGCAACAACACTGCCGCGTTACCGCAATCACCATGGGTACCCAGGACGTCAGGGAGCACAGGCGTGCCGCGCTAATCCGTCGGAAGCAACAAGGTGAAGGTCGGCGGCGCCGGTTGGGACAGCCACAACCTGCCACCTTCCGCTTCGGCCAGGCTGCGCGCCAGCGCGAGTCCGATGCCGCTGCCGGTCCTGCTCGTGCGGCGGCGGAACACGTCGCTGTCGTCGGGGATGCCGGGCCCTTCGTCGGACACGTCGATGGCCAGTGCGCCTCCGGCGTCGCGTGCGATGACCGTCACGGTTCCGCGGCCGTGGGCCAGGGCGTTGTCCAGCAGAACGGCCAGGATCTGGCGGACGGCGGCTTCGGAGGCCCGTGGTGGCGGCGCACCGTCGCCCGTCACGTGCAGCTCGCGGTGCTGAGCGGTGAGCAGGCCGCGCCAGACGTCGCCGATCTCGGCGAGCAGCCGGTCCAGATCGGCCGCGGTGTCCGGGTTCGCGCCGGTGCCGCGGGCGAGTGCGAGCAGGTCGTCGATCGTGCGCTCCAGCCGATCGGCGGTGGCGATCCCGTCGGCGACCGCGGCTGCCGGATCGGCGCCGGGGGAGTCCAGGGCTGCTTCGAGCTGGAGGCGCAGCCCGGCCAGGGGGGTGCGCAGCTGATGTGAGGCGTTCGCGGAAAACGCGCGTTCCCGGTCGAGCATGTCGCCGATCCGACCGGCGGTCGTGTTCAGCGCGGCTCCGACGGAGTCGATCTCGGGCACTCCCGCGGCCGGCGCCCGTACGGTGAAGTCGCCTTCACCGAGCTGGCGGGCCGCGACTGCGAGATGTTCCAGAGGCCCGGCCAGCCGCGCGGCCATCCGACGGGCGACCAGCCAGGTGAGTGCGAGCGCGGTCGCGGCCAGGCCGAGCATCACCAGCCAGGTCGCGCCGGTGCGCAGGTAGAGATCGGTCCGCGGAGACGCCGTCCGGACCACGCCCACGAGCACGCCGTCGTCCGTGACCGGGACGGCGAAGGAGAGTTCACCGTCCGGCTCGGCTTGCGCCGGTCCCTCGGCCAACGCACGCCGCACCACCGTGTCCGCCGTGGACGGT
Proteins encoded in this region:
- a CDS encoding glycosyltransferase — protein: MIVSARIGAGHDGAAAELARRLRERGFDIACHDFLDLLPGRLGQRLCDAYHRELELVPRSWDLLLAAAGSAPLARLAGRLAGLAAPRLRAVLAAPPALVVSTYPLASQVLGALRRRGELAAPVGVYLTDPSVHRLAVSAHAHLHIAPNRHAAAAALRLGAPVAVAAKPVVAPGFRPPVPGERNRARDRFGLARGERLALVVSGSWGVGEVEDITEDVAATGAAHPVVVCGRNDALRERLRRAGVSRVFGWVEDMPALMRACDVVVQNAGGLTTLEALASGLPVLTYRSLPGHGRTNARVLDEIGLVPTVSRADLGHALHTARTAGLPRGADPADLLAVLARPAAVPARAA
- a CDS encoding polysaccharide deacetylase family protein; translation: MKTASLVLAAGVAHAGPAAAFLPPLRNRFLPRLAGVGDPGHVALTFDDGPNPLSTPHFLRLLEARRTRATFFVLGSQVARAPGVARDIVDAGHELAVHGWEHRCLLRYGPRRVHDDLARACEVIEQASGRRPHWFRAPYGVFSGGALLAARRLRLKPVLWTCWGFDWTERATGSSVLRTVLKDLDGGGTVLLHDSDHAASVGAWRATLAALGPLLDECAHRGLRVGPLADHAIDR
- a CDS encoding M56 family metallopeptidase, encoding MDGVFVPLLLPVAAWPLARVASGAPPRLAVWLLTCAAVALAAGSTAALAVLAFAGLSLMPPVARFGDWSPQTLRGMGLASVPWEVVSGLVLGIVLVSTVVDVLRKQRWLREVARTIKGVPESAGLVVLPDAEPLAFAVPLRGGRIVVSRSMLAALTPAERCALLAHERAHLRHRHHVFLTLVSLATSLNPLLRPLRSAVVFLVERWADEVSCARVGDRRVVAVAVGKAALAARTTVSPLAPAATGGSVPRRVAALLDSRPQRSGWRLAAVAGTAFTIAITMWSAQASVEAAADLHKGIEVASLGHHHPHRSMA
- a CDS encoding BlaI/MecI/CopY family transcriptional regulator, with the protein product MTRRFRGGRRGPGELETEVLAALWSEGRPMTATEVQESVDTELAYTTVVTILSRLHDKGALTREKRGRSFAYAPVEDEAGLAARRMRKLLDTQPDRARVLARFVSNLSNSDEQMLRALLRDTGQE
- a CDS encoding sensor histidine kinase; protein product: MRKRIIALTLAAAVLAISLFGLPLAVGVAKYYLDDERRELERTADSTALTIADQLAHGSLLPLPIDSETGLAVYAPDGSLLAGDGPSTADTVVRRALAEGPAQAEPDGELSFAVPVTDDGVLVGVVRTASPRTDLYLRTGATWLVMLGLAATALALTWLVARRMAARLAGPLEHLAVAARQLGEGDFTVRAPAAGVPEIDSVGAALNTTAGRIGDMLDRERAFSANASHQLRTPLAGLRLQLEAALDSPGADPAAAVADGIATADRLERTIDDLLALARGTGANPDTAADLDRLLAEIGDVWRGLLTAQHRELHVTGDGAPPPRASEAAVRQILAVLLDNALAHGRGTVTVIARDAGGALAIDVSDEGPGIPDDSDVFRRRTSRTGSGIGLALARSLAEAEGGRLWLSQPAPPTFTLLLPTD